Proteins encoded by one window of Rhodamnia argentea isolate NSW1041297 chromosome 6, ASM2092103v1, whole genome shotgun sequence:
- the LOC115751207 gene encoding 40S ribosomal protein S21-2-like has product MQNEEGQNMDLYIPRKCSATNRLITSKDHASVQINIGHLGPDGVYTNQFTTFALCGFIRAQGDADSAVDRLWQKKKAELRQ; this is encoded by the exons ATGCAGAACGAGGAAGGACAAAACATGGACCTTTACATCCCCAGGAAGTG TTCTGCCACGAATAGGCTTATCACCTCGAAGGACCATGCCTCTGTCCAGATCAACATTGGGCACTTGGGTCCTGATGGTGTTTACACCAACCAATTCACCACTTTTGCGCTCTGCGGTTTCATTAGAGCCCAG GGTGATGCTGACAGTGCCGTTGACAGGCTctggcaaaagaagaaagctgAACTTCGACAGTAA
- the LOC115751204 gene encoding heavy metal-associated isoprenylated plant protein 35-like, whose product MANSEAKKGTKDGEEASVTLNLKTSVLRVSIHCEGCKRKVEKVLKKIQGIYKTEIDLKQQMVTVTGNIDADTLIKRLGKKGKKAELWPQKPQEPVKAKNKERKSDPNSPKEPQKERECVKTDAPDQDQSAKVNSEGSGKEASKEKATQDGEPATDGAGAETKEVRREGEGNGTASDGDRSAAEKQPVVGESEGGEEKSGSNGIAGKKKKKQGQNGKNAEGGEGARSGEAPASTGSGSEERKIHGQGPKPNAADCSRPRQQAGQHPAPPHSNDGPAGPRSQHEGEGQGSTVVSPDHAAPRHHEHRYRPQHHAPPAHAVSHNAVPPTIAVSYHAVNPSYTVSYHTGNPSTSYAASHYTPNPPPHSHAYVHPGMEEERPPYYSSAHHLQPDHTANPSTSYAASHYGPNPYAYVHPGTEEERPPNYLSAYHLPPPDSFEMFSDENPNACSIM is encoded by the exons ATGGCAAACTCAGAAGCGAAGAAAGGCACAAAAGATGGAGAAGAAGCTTCAGTGACTTTAAACCTTAAG ACTTCGGTATTGAGAGTCTCTATCCACTGCGAAGGGTGCAAGCGCAAAGTCGAAAAGGTTCTAAAAAAGATTCAAG GTATTTACAAGACGGAGATCGACCTAAAGCAACAAATGGTCACTGTCACCGGGAACATAGACGCAGACACTTTGATCAAGAGACTCggaaaaaaaggcaagaaggCAGAGCTGTGGCCTCAAAAGCCCCAAGAGCCAGTTAAAGCCAagaacaaagagagaaaaagtgacCCAAATAGTCCTAAAGAGccccaaaaagagagagagtgtgtgaaAACCGACGCACCAGACCAGGACCAAAGTGCCAAAGTGAACAGCGAAGGCAGTGGCAAAGAGGCTAGTAAAGAAAAAGCAACCCAGGACGGTGAACCAGCAACCGACGGCGCCGGTGCCGAAACGAAAGAAGTGAGGCGGGAGGGGGAGGGGAATGGGACCGCATCGGATGGTGACCGGTCGGCGGCTGAGAAGCAGCCGGTTGTTGGTGAGAGTGAGGGTGGCGAGGAGAAAAGTGGCAGCAATGGCATTGCtggtaaaaagaagaaaaagcaaggGCAAAACGGGAAGAATGCGGAAGGAGGAGAGGGTGCACGCTCCGGTGAAGCACCAGCGAGCACTGGATCAGGATCCGAGGAACGCAAGATTCATGGTCAAGGTCCAAAGCCTAATGCGGCGGATTGCAGCCGTCCACGTCAGCAAGCCGGTCAACATCCGGCTCCGCCACATTCTAACGATGGGCCCGCCGGCCCGAGGTCTCAGCACGAGGGGGAGGGTCAAGGTTCAACTGTAGTGTCACCTGATCATGCCGCTCCACGTCATCACGAGCACCGGTACCGGCCGCAACACCATGCACCTCCGGCGCACGCAGTCAGTCACAACGCCGTGCCTCCTACAATTGCGGTTAGTTACCACGCTGTGAATCCTAGCTACACCGTTAGTTACCACACGGGGAACCCAAGCACCTCCTATGCCGCGTCGCATTACACCCCAAACCCGCCGCCGCACTCTCATGCTTACGTGCATCCGGGCATGGAGGAGGAACGGCCACCGTACTACTCGAGCGCCCATCATCTGCAGCCGGACCACACGGCAAATCCTAGCACCTCCTATGCCGCATCGCATTACGGCCCAAACCCTTATGCTTATGTGCATCCAGGCACGGAGGAGGAACGCCCGCCGAATTATTTGAGCGCCTATCACTTGCCACCGCCCGATTCGTTCGAGATGTTCAGCGACGAGAACCCGAATGCTTGCTCGATTATGTGA
- the LOC115751232 gene encoding rapid alkalinization factor produces the protein MASLKSLMICAILIAVAALSVVVAAAAQPSEAGDRTHLGLIPAGGSQCSGSLAECLSEEEEFAMNSESNRRILATSKYISYGALQRNSVPCSRRGASYYNCKPGASSNPYSRGCSTITRCRS, from the coding sequence ATGGCGAGTCTCAAATCCTTGATGATCTGCGCAATCCTGATCGCCGTCGCCGCCCTCTCTGTTGTTGTTGCTGCCGCCGCCCAGCCGAGCGAGGCCGGCGACCGGACGCACCTCGGTCTCATACCGGCCGGCGGATCGCAGTGCTCGGGCTCTCTCGCCGAGTGCCTGTCCGAGGAGGAAGAGTTCGCGATGAACTCCGAGTCGAACCGGCGCATCTTGGCAACCAGCAAGTACATCAGCTACGGCGCACTGCAGCGGAACAGCGTGCCCTGCTCCCGCCGCGGCGCTTCCTACTACAACTGCAAGCCGGGGGCTTCCTCCAACCCGTACTCTCGCGGCTGCAGCACCATCACAAGGTGCAGGAGCTGA